One segment of Rosa chinensis cultivar Old Blush chromosome 6, RchiOBHm-V2, whole genome shotgun sequence DNA contains the following:
- the LOC112174136 gene encoding non-specific lipid transfer protein GPI-anchored 5 isoform X2: MAFKGIEMGLALILVTMLLGRATAQSSCSSTLTSLSPCLNYITGNSSNPSSSCCSQLSNVVQSSPQCLCSVLNSAGSTLGITINQTLALSLPGACNVKTPPINQCQSANGPTTSSSSTPPAISPAGSSNETPADADTPEAAITPSASDVPSTGGSKTVPSTDGNTSDGSSIKAPLHFVLFFIFVISCASSFTKF; the protein is encoded by the exons ATGGCATTCAAAGGAATTGAGATGGGTCTAGCCCTGATCCTAGTGACCATGCTACTGGGTCGAGCCACAGCTCAATCAAGTTGCAGTAGTACACTCACAAGCCTGTCTCCATGCCTAAATTACATTACAGGAAACTCATCAAATCCATCGTCTTCTTGCTGCTCACAGCTCTCAAATGTTGTTCAGTCATCGCCGCAGTGCCTATGCTCAGTGCTTAATAGCGCCGGTTCCACATTGGGCATCACAATAAACCAAACACTTGCTCTGTCTCTTCCTGGTGCTTGCAATGTGAAAACTCCACCCATTAACCAGTGTCAAT CTGCCAATGGACCTACAACTTCTTCATCAAGTACTCCACCAGCAATTTCCCCAGCTGGTTCCTCAAATGAAACCCCTGCAGATGCAGATACCCCTGAAGCTGCAATTACGCCTTCAGCTTCGGATGTTCCTTCAACAG GAGGATCTAAAACAGTGCCATCAACAGACGGTAACACATCAGATGGAAGCAGCATCAAAGCCCCCCTTCATTTTGTGCTCTTCTTCATTTTCGTGATATCTTGTGCTTCAAGTTTCACCAAGTTTTAA
- the LOC112174136 gene encoding non-specific lipid transfer protein GPI-anchored 5 isoform X1 yields the protein MAFKGIEMGLALILVTMLLGRATAQSSCSSTLTSLSPCLNYITGNSSNPSSSCCSQLSNVVQSSPQCLCSVLNSAGSTLGITINQTLALSLPGACNVKTPPINQCQSAANGPTTSSSSTPPAISPAGSSNETPADADTPEAAITPSASDVPSTGGSKTVPSTDGNTSDGSSIKAPLHFVLFFIFVISCASSFTKF from the exons ATGGCATTCAAAGGAATTGAGATGGGTCTAGCCCTGATCCTAGTGACCATGCTACTGGGTCGAGCCACAGCTCAATCAAGTTGCAGTAGTACACTCACAAGCCTGTCTCCATGCCTAAATTACATTACAGGAAACTCATCAAATCCATCGTCTTCTTGCTGCTCACAGCTCTCAAATGTTGTTCAGTCATCGCCGCAGTGCCTATGCTCAGTGCTTAATAGCGCCGGTTCCACATTGGGCATCACAATAAACCAAACACTTGCTCTGTCTCTTCCTGGTGCTTGCAATGTGAAAACTCCACCCATTAACCAGTGTCAAT CAGCTGCCAATGGACCTACAACTTCTTCATCAAGTACTCCACCAGCAATTTCCCCAGCTGGTTCCTCAAATGAAACCCCTGCAGATGCAGATACCCCTGAAGCTGCAATTACGCCTTCAGCTTCGGATGTTCCTTCAACAG GAGGATCTAAAACAGTGCCATCAACAGACGGTAACACATCAGATGGAAGCAGCATCAAAGCCCCCCTTCATTTTGTGCTCTTCTTCATTTTCGTGATATCTTGTGCTTCAAGTTTCACCAAGTTTTAA